In Drosophila subpulchrella strain 33 F10 #4 breed RU33 chromosome X, RU_Dsub_v1.1 Primary Assembly, whole genome shotgun sequence, the DNA window CACCGGACCATGTTCATCGTGATCGGGGACAAGGCGCGCGACCAGGTCCCCATCCTCTACGACATCCTGACCAAGTCCACAGTCAAGGCGCGACCCACGGTCCTCTGGTGCTACAAGAACAAGGACGAGGCCATTTCCAAGTGGGTTTCTATGGGCTTGAAGGCTCCGGAGGGTCTTAAAACCCTTAAAACCCGGGCGATCTCCAGAAACAAATCACTCAAACCAAGCTAACACATTAAAATACCTGCGTTCCCTTACTGATTTATACAAAAAAGAGGTTCCACATGATGATCCAGCTATTTCAGTGCAGTAACAACCTCATAAAACCACATTTTTAAGACTCCAATCATAAAAGACATGTTTACCCATATTTATAAGCCAAATCTATTGACTTAAAAAGGATCTATGTATCAAATTTCAACTCATTGACTCAAACTATTGATCTCTTGTACAGTAGATTAACATCTTATCAATAATAACAAAAGTTTCCCATGATCATTGCCTTAAAGTAAACACGATTTTAATAACATTCCATACCTTTCAGTCATGGCAAGAAGCGCGCCAAGAAGATCGCCGTGGGCAAAGTGGACGTGAACGAGGCGGACCTGTTTGACTCCTTCCGCGTGGCCACCACCATACATGGCAGATACTACTCCGAGACGCATGCGGTCCTGGGACGAACCTATGGAGTCTGTGTGCTGCAGGACTTCGAGGCCCTGACCCCCAATCTTCTGGCTCGGACCGTGGAGACGGTGGAGGGCGGCGGGCTGATCATCCTGTTGCTGAAGACGCTGCAGTCCCTCAAGCAGCTCTTCACCATGAGCATGGACGTGCACAAGCGGTTCCGTACGGAGGCCCACCAGACGGTGACCTGTCGCTTCAACGAGCGACTGATTCTCTCCCTGGCGGATTGCAAGCGCTGCCTGGTGGTCAACGACGACCTCACCGTGCTGCCACTCAGCTCCAAGACCATCAACGTGGAGCCCGTGAATGTAAGCTGACCTTTGGAATCcttatacatattttattcACTTTCCCACACTCTTTTAGCCCGCTGGCGCCGGTCGTTCGCCCAACGAGGGCAGCCTGAAGGAGCTAAAGGAGAGCCTGCTGAACGTACAGCCAGCTGGGGCCCTGGTCAATCTCTGCAAGACCTACGATCAGGCTAACGCCGTGGCCCAGTTCATTGAGGCGCTGGTCGACAAGCAACTGAAgccgcccatgtccttgacgGCGGCTCGTGGTCGTGGCAAGTCGGCTGCCCTGGGTCTGTCCATCGCCGCCGCCGTGGCCTTTGGCTATGTGAACGTTTATGTGACCTCGCCGCACCCGGAGAACTTGATCACTCTGTTTGAGTTTGTGCTTAAAGGCTTCGATGCCTTGGAATACCAGGAGCATGCCGACTACACGATCATACGCTCCACCAATGCCGACTACAAGAAGGCCATCATAAGGATCAACATCACGAGGAGCAGTAGGCAGACCATCCAGTATATAGCGCCCAGCGACACGCATCTGCTGAACGCCGCCGATCTGCTGCTGATCGACGAGGCGGCTGCCATACCCCTACCGCTGGTGAAGAAGATGATCGGTCCGTATCTGGTGTTCATGGCCAGTACAATCAACGGATACGAGGGCACTGGCAGGTCGCTGAGCCTGAAGCTTATCTCCCAGCTGCAGAAGGACAACAACGCGAGGCCGCCGCTCAAGCTGGAGGAGTCGATTCGTTACCAGGAGAACGACGACATCGAGAAGTGGCTGATCAACCTGCTGTGCCTGGACGCCAGCACGGTGCCGAGCATTAGCTCGGGCTGCCCCACGCCGGATGCCTGCGAACTGTACTATGTGGACAGGGACGCTCTGTTCTCGTACCACAAGGCGGCCGAGGCCTTCCTTCATCGCCTGGTCTCTATTTACGTATCCTCGCACTACAAGAACACCCCCAACGATCTGCAGATGATGAGCGATGCCCCGGCCCATCATCTCTTCTGCCTTTTGGGTCCGGTTCAGCGAATGGACGCCTTGCCGGAGATACTGGTGGTCATTCAAGTGGCACTAGAGGGCCAGATTTCCGCCCAGAGCATCAGCGAATCCCTGGGACGGGGCAAGAAGGCGGCCGGCGACTTGATACCCTGGAACATAGCCGAGCAGTATGGCGATCGCGACTTCCCCAAGCTGTGTGGCGTGCGTATCGTGAGGGTGGCCACGCATCCGAACTACCAGAGGATGGGATACGGCAAGCGGGCCATTCAGCTGCTCAAGGACTACTATGCGAGGAAGCACACCAACCTGGAGGATGGCCCGTCTGCCAGCCAGGATGTCGGCAAAGGTGAGAGTGATTGAATACTTACACTACTTTATACTTATAACGCTGTGACTTCCGCCTAGGTATCgaggaggtggaggaggaggagctcaGTCTGCTGAAGGAGCAGATTCGGCCTCGCAGTCGGATACCCACACTCTTGCAGCGCCTGCACGAACGCCTGCCTGAGCGCGTAGACTATATCGGCACCTCCTACGGCCTCACTTCCGACCTGCTGAAGTTCTGGAAGAGCGCCGGCTTTGTGCCGGTGTATTTGA includes these proteins:
- the LOC119558250 gene encoding RNA cytidine acetyltransferase — encoded protein: MVKKKIDNRIRVMIENGVKLGHRTMFIVIGDKARDQVPILYDILTKSTVKARPTVLWCYKNKDEAISNHGKKRAKKIAVGKVDVNEADLFDSFRVATTIHGRYYSETHAVLGRTYGVCVLQDFEALTPNLLARTVETVEGGGLIILLLKTLQSLKQLFTMSMDVHKRFRTEAHQTVTCRFNERLILSLADCKRCLVVNDDLTVLPLSSKTINVEPVNPAGAGRSPNEGSLKELKESLLNVQPAGALVNLCKTYDQANAVAQFIEALVDKQLKPPMSLTAARGRGKSAALGLSIAAAVAFGYVNVYVTSPHPENLITLFEFVLKGFDALEYQEHADYTIIRSTNADYKKAIIRINITRSSRQTIQYIAPSDTHLLNAADLLLIDEAAAIPLPLVKKMIGPYLVFMASTINGYEGTGRSLSLKLISQLQKDNNARPPLKLEESIRYQENDDIEKWLINLLCLDASTVPSISSGCPTPDACELYYVDRDALFSYHKAAEAFLHRLVSIYVSSHYKNTPNDLQMMSDAPAHHLFCLLGPVQRMDALPEILVVIQVALEGQISAQSISESLGRGKKAAGDLIPWNIAEQYGDRDFPKLCGVRIVRVATHPNYQRMGYGKRAIQLLKDYYARKHTNLEDGPSASQDVGKGIEEVEEEELSLLKEQIRPRSRIPTLLQRLHERLPERVDYIGTSYGLTSDLLKFWKSAGFVPVYLSQKSNELTAEHSCIMLHTPATTSWLGLYYQDFRRRVLKLMGKTFREFETKLCLALLKNKSVDTEASALTVLDKPMLDVFFLPHDLQRLESYARQQSEFRLIIDLLTDIAQLYFQGRIEGLQLDLVQQGILLALGVQGKTVDALGLELNMPGNQLLAKFFDAMKRCNQCFRSVLEEHIEGGMLREADLSKGEELQPLSLSLDKELDQTAQKLSKQQRKELKRLKAEQLDEFQIKGSEEDWSKALETNGKGGGSGLLSVKSGVKRLDGPIEQPEDRDLAAPLSKKKKKNNPKQKRGQGKSLI